A DNA window from Pungitius pungitius chromosome 1, fPunPun2.1, whole genome shotgun sequence contains the following coding sequences:
- the uba1 gene encoding ubiquitin-like modifier-activating enzyme 1 has translation MSSSPLSKKRRLSGTETKTGSHCSSSNSVRTDLSHTPANGMAKNGNDAEIDEGLYSRQLYVLGHEAMKRMQNSYVLISGMRGLGVEIAKNVILGGVKGVTVHDQGVAEWRDLSSQFYLREEDLGKNRAEVSQHRLAELNNYVPVTAYTEALTEDYLTKFQVVVLTNSTLEEQQQLGDICHNKGISVIVADTRGLFGQLFCDFGDEMLVFDTNGEQPLTAMISMITKDNQGVVTCLDEARHGFESGDYVTFTEVQGMTELNGCQPVEIKVLGPYTFSICETTGFSDYIRGGIVSQVKMPKKISFKSISSSIAEPEFLLSDFAKFERPGQLHVGFQAIHAFQKKHNRLPAPWNQADGDELLTLAKEVNSAQTGSAKVEQLDEALIKKLSFVAAGDLAPVNAFIGGLAAQEVMKACTGKFMPIMQWLYFDALECLAEEEGVELTEEECAPRNCRYDGQVAVFGTKLQEMLAKQRYFLVGAGAIGCELLKNFAMIGLASGDGEVIVTDMDTIEKSNLNRQFLFRPSDVTKMKSDTAAAAVKQMNPSIRITGHQNRVGPDTERVYDDDFFESLDGVTNALDNVDARMYMDRRCVYYRKPLLESGTLGTKGNVQVVIPFLTESYSSSQDPPEKSIPICTLKNFPNAIEHTLQWARDEFEGLFKQPPENAQQFLSDPKFMERTLKLPGAQPVEVLEAVYKSLVTDCPHSWADCVAWARNHWQCQYSNNIRQLLHNFPPDQLTSSGAPFWSGPKRCPHPLEFSTSNELHMDYVVAGANLFAQSYGLKGSTDRAGVVKILQDVKVPPFTPRSGVKIHVSDQELQNSNSSVDDCRLEELKVQLPSPETSNFKLCAIDFEKDDDTNFHMDFIVASSNLRAENYDIPPTDRHKSKLIAGKIIPAIATTTSAVVGLVCLELIKIVRGHKKLESYKNGFMNLALPFFAFSEPIAAPTHKYYDNDWTLWDRFEVAGMQPNGEEMTLRQFLDYFKNEQKLEITMLSQGVSMLYSFFMPAAKLKERLDLPMTEIVTKVSKKKLGKHVKALVFELCCNDLSDEDVEVPYVRYTIR, from the exons ATGTCCAGCTCGCCGCTGTCCAAGAAGCGTCGCTTGTCAGGAACAGAGACGAAGACGGGATCCCACTGCTCCTCCTCTAACTCTGTCAGAACTGATCTGTCCCACACACCTGCCAAC GGCATGGCTAAGAATGGCAATGATGCTGAGATTGATGAAGGCCTGTACTCCAGACAACT TTACGTGTTGGGCCATGAGGCTATGAAGCGGATGCAGAACTCCTATGTCCTTATCTCTGGTATGAGAGGTCTTGGAGTGGAGATAGCCAAGAACGTCATCCTGGGAGGAGTAAAAGGTGTCACCGTGCATGACCAAGGAGTTGCAGAATGGAGAGACCTCTCCTCTCAG TTTTACCTTCGGGAGGAGGACCTGGGGAAGAACCGAGCGGAGGTGAGTCAGCACCGTCTGGCGGAACTCAACAACTACGTTCCTGTGACCGCCTACACCGAAGCCCTCACCGAAGACTATCTAACAAAGTTCCAG GTGGTAGTGCTGACAAACTCCACTCTGGAAGAGCAGCAGCAACTGGGGGACATCTGCCACAACAAAGGAATCAGTGTGATTGTCGCAGACACGCGTGGTCTGTTTGG CCAGTTATTCTGTGACTTTGGCGATGAGATGTTGGTGTTTGACACCAATGGCGAACAGCCGTTGACTGCTATGATTTCCATGATAACCAAG GACAACCAAGGCGTTGTGACATGTCTCGATGAGGCTCGTCATGGCTTTGAAAGCGGAGACTATGTCACCTTCACAGAGGTCCAGGGTATGACGGAGCTCAATGGCTGCCAGCCGGTGGAAATTAAAGTTCTGG GTCCCTACACCTTCAGCATCTGTGAGACAACTGGCTTTTCTGATTATATTAGAGGAGGCATCGTTTCCCAGGTCAAGATGCCCAAGAAAATCTCCTTT AAATCCATCTCTTCATCCATTGCTGAACCAGAGTTCCTACTGTCAGACTTTGCCAAGTTTGAGCGTCCAGGACAGCTGCATGTGGGCTTCCAGGCTATCCATGCCTTCCAGAAGAAACACAACCGCCTTCCTGCCCCTTGGAACCAG GCGGATGGAGATGAGCTATTGACGTTAGCCAAAGAGGTGAACTCTGCCCAGACGGGGTCAGCTAAAGTGGAGCAGTTGGATGAAGCTCTTATCAAAAAGCTGTCTTTCGTTGCTGCTGGTGACCTGGCCCCTGTCAATGCCTTCATTGGAGGTCTGGctgcacaggaagtgatgaag GCATGCACTGGCAAATTCATGCCAATAATGCAGTGGCTGTACTTTGATGCCCTGGAGTGCCTGGCTGAAGAGGAAGGTGTCGAGCTCACAGAGGAAGAATGCGCCCCG AGGAACTGCCGATACGATGGGCAGGTTGCCGTCTTTGGCACCAAGCTGCAGGAAATGCTTGCCAAACAGCGCTACTTCCTG GTTGGAGCTGGGGCCATTGGCTGCGAACTGTTGAaaaactttgccatgattggaCTGGCAAGCGGGGATGGCGAGGTCATTGTGACCGACATGGACACCATAGAGAAATCAAACCTCAACAGACAGTTCCTCTTCAGACCCTCCGATGTTACG aaaatgaaaagtgaCACAGCAGCTGCTGCCGTGAAGCAGATGAACCCCTCCATCAGGATCACGGGTCATCAGAACCGGGTGGGCCCTGACACAGAGAGGGTCTATGACGATGACTTCTTTGAAAGCCTTGACGGAGTGACCAATGCACTGGACAACGTTGATGCGC GTATGTACATGGATCGGCGCTGCGTGTACTACCGTAAACCCTTACTGGAGTCTGGTACTCTGGGAACCAAAGGAAATGTCCAGGTTGTGATCCCCTTCCTCACAGAGTCGTACAGCTCCAGCCAAGACCCACCCGAGAAGTCCATCCCCATCTGCACCCTCAAAAACTTCCCCAATGCCATTGAGCACACACTGCAG tgggcCCGTGATGAGTTTGAGGGACTATTTAAACAGCCGCCAGAGAATGCCCAGCAATTCTTGTC GGATCCTAAATTCATGGAGCGTACTCTGAAACTTCCCGGTGCTCAGCCTGTGGAGGTGCTGGAAGCAGTTTACAAGAGTCTTGTCACAGACTGCCCCCACAGCTGGGCTGACTGTGTAGCCTGGGCACGCAACCACTGGCAGTGCCAGTACAGCAACAACATCCGCCAGCTACTGCACAACTTCCCCCCAGATCAG TTAACCAGCTCTGGTGCCCCCTTCTGGTCCGGCCCAAAGAGGTGTCCTCATCCACTTGAGTTCAGCACTAGCAAT GAGCTGCACATGGACTATGTCGTGGCAGGAGCCAACCTGTTCGCCCAGTCATACGGCCTGAAGGGCAGCACTGATCGTGCCGGTGTGGTAAAGATCTTGCAGGATGTTAAAGTGCCCCCCTTCACCCCGCGCTCGGGGGTTAAAATCCACGTTTCAGACCAGGAGCTGCAGAATAGCAATTCCTCTGTTG ATGACTGCagactggaggagctgaaggtgcAGCTACCGTCCCCTGAGACTTCCAACTTCAAACTGTGCGCCATTGACTTTGAGAAG GATGATGACACCAACTTCCACATGGACTTCATTGTAGCATCATCCAACCTAAGAGCGGAGAACTACGACATTCCacccacagacagacacaag AGCAAACTGATAGCTGGCAAGATCATTCCTGCCATCGCCACGACTACGTCCGCAGTGGTGGGTCTGGTTTGCCTTGAGCTCATCAAGATCGTCCGAGGACACAAGAAGCTGGAATCCTACAAGAACGGCTTCATGAACTTGGCCCTGCCTTTCTTCGCCTTCTCTGAGCCCATCGCTGCTCCCACACACAAG TACTATGACAACGACTGGACGTTGTGGGATCGCTTCGAGGTTGCTGGCATGCAGCCCAACGGAGAGGAGATGACACTGCGACAGTTCCTGGATTACTTTAAA AATGAGCAGAAGTTGGAGATCACCATGCTTTCTCAGGGAGTGTCCATGCTCTATTCCTTCTTCATGCCTGCTGCCAAACTCAAAGAGAGACTCGACCTGCC GATGACGGAAATTGTCACCAAGGTGTCCAAAAAGAAGCTGGGCAAGCACGTGAAAGCCTTGGTGT
- the camkvl gene encoding caM kinase-like vesicle-associated, like has translation MPFGCLALRDGRSYSSMSDITDKYEIGQVLRAKEFCELCLAKDRQTDKVFVCKKFLKKDGRKVRKAAKNEIMILKLVTHPNILQLIDTFETRKEYFIIQELATGGDVFDWILDQGNYTERDASNVIRQVLEAVAYLHSLNIVHRNLKLENLMYYTENNHNKVVLRDFYLSRFENGPITEPCGTPEYLAPEVVARHRYGRPVDCWAVGVIMFILLSGNPPFYDEIEEENADLHNRIIFCRIVAGEFEFDSPYWDDISPAAKELVCRLMEVDQMLRITAQDALWHEWIAGNGASEKNLKDGVCAQFEKNFAKAKWRKAIRVTTFMQRLKNSEALNDSSGEAQGSAEAGDGEGGMSQGASDEGDKGTSDEGVTSSSLSLEVTVENTPVGTDQKEGKNKVKEQQEEVKMSIYPSVGTSPSDITEPSCQQTKTNAAPRVAQEEPDKANAKKTPSDGTRKMAANLGQNEAVPESKPTPVMAPDPPKPSDCSSGAIVDKKHTSASPDPSGKRKMAATLHGLPPTGGTGSAEKRPPTQRERKVETDGSWCQTQLPEAVAERSVAVPAALGPGPGVDVGAGVRLRGDASPACRRDRDAKATDRHSAEFSLARPGPATGPGCYTVGSSASLGRHTTPYNPEMASVGMGMAGSYGSPYCSLYTSGGGMYGTGLPHAGGGSSTTSDWQMDSVIEAIEKQMAAVLEKIEGDMPSLLEQISDCPAEPARARSTHASPATSRARSSQHPTAAASATPPPLPTSLRPVLPSIPRLTIPPPSYPPPSPPTQSSPRGAGEQEETDGQRSAACSSQSPRAGMGRGL, from the exons ATGCCATTTGGGTGCCTTGCCCTGCGGGATGGGCGGAGTTACAGTAGCATGTCCGATATCACGGACAAATATGAGATTGGACAGGTCCTCAGAGC GAAGGAGTTCTGCGAGCTGTGCCTTGctaaggacagacagacagacaaggtGTTTGTCTGCAAGAAATTCCTCAAGAAAGACGGCAGGAAAGTCCGCAAGGCTGCCAAGAACGAAATCATGATCCTGAAATT GGTCACCCATCCAAACATCCTGCAGCTGATAGACACATTTGAGACCCGGAAAGAATACTTCATCATCCAGGAACT TGCCACAGGAGGGGATGTATTTGACTGGATTCTGGACCAGGGAAATTACACAGAGCGAGACGCTTCCAACGTCATCAGGCAGGTCCTCGAGGCTGTGGCATACTTACACTCCCTCAACATAGTTCACAGGAACCTTAAG CTGGAAAACCTGATGTACTACACagaaaacaaccacaacaaagtGGTTCTGCGAGACTTCTACTTGTCCCGGTTTGAGAACGGACCCATCACAGAGCCTTGTGGAACACCAGAATACCTGG CTCCTGAAGTGGTGGCTCGTCACCGTTATGGTCGTCCTGTTGACTGCTGGGCTGTGGGCGTCATTATGTTCATATT GTTGTCAGGTAACCCTCCTTTTTATGATGAAATAGAGGAGGAGAACGCAGATCTACATAATCGTATCATCTTCTGTCGCATTGTTGCCGGGGAATTTGAGTTTGATTCTCCGTACTGGGATGACATTTCACCTGCAG CTAAAGAGCTTGTCTGTCGACTCATGGAAGTGGACCAGATGCTGAGAATCACTGCACAGGATGCACTTTGGCATGAATG GATTGCAGGGAACGGTGCATCAGAGAAAAACCTAAAGGATGGAGTGTGTGCCCAGTTCGAGAAGAACTTTGCAAAGGCCAAATGGCGG AAAGCGATCCGTGTCACCACCTTCATGCAACGATTAAAGAATTCAGAAGCATTGAATGACAGTTCAGGCGAGGCTCAGGGCAGTGCGGAGGCAGGAGATGGTGAAGGCGGTATGTCCCAGGGCGCAAGTGATGAGGGAGACAAAGGGACGAGTGATGAAGGGGTTACTTCAAGTAGTTTGTCTTTAGAAGTTACTGTTGAAAACACACCGGTCGGTACGGAccagaaagagggaaagaataAGGTCAAAGAACaacaggaggaggtgaagatgaGTATATACCCATCGGTAGGGACTTCCCCATCAGATATTACTGAACCTTCATgtcaacaaaccaaaacaaacgcAGCCCCCAGAGTTGCACAGGAGGAGCCCGATAAGGCCAATGCAAAGAAAACACCAAGTGATGGAACAAGGAAAATGGCTGCCAATTTGGGTCAAAATGAAGCTGTCCCAGAATCCAAACCGACACCCGTGATGGCACCTGACCCTCCCAAGCCTTCGGACTGCTCTTCGGGAGCTATAGTTGACAAAAAACACACGTCCGCCTCCCCTGATCCCAGCGGCAAACGTAAGATGGCTGCAACGCTCCATGGCCTCCCGCCCACAGGTGGAACCGGCTCAGCGGAGAAGAGGCCCCCCACGCAGAGGGAGCGGAAGGTTGAGACTGACGGAAGCTGGTGTCAGACCCAACTTCCCGAGGCCGTGGCGGAGCGGTCAGTGGCAGTCCCGGCAGCACTTGGGCCCGGACCTGGGGTGGATGTAGGAGCAGGAGTTAGGTTAAGGGGTGATGCTAGCCCTGCATGTAGAAGGGACAGGGACGCCAAGGCAACAGACCGACACAGCGCCGAGTTTAGCTTAGCGAGGCCAGGTCCTGCAACAGGGCCGGGTTGTTATACCGTAGGCAGCTCTGCTAGTTTAGGCCGTCATACAACGCCGTACAATCCAGAAATGGCAAGTGTAGGGATGGGGATGGCAGGGAGCTACGGGAGTCCGTACTGTTCATTGTACACGAGCGGAGGAGGGATGTATGGGACCGGGCTACCACACGCAGGAGGCGGAAGCAGCACTACAAGCGACTGGCAAATGGACAGCGTGATTGAGGCAATAGAAAAGCAAATGGCTGCAGTGCTGGAGAAGATTGAGGGAGACATGCCCTCGCTGCTCGAGCAAATCAGTGACTGTCCTGCTGAGCCAGCGCGCGCCAGGAGCACGCACGCCTCGCCGGCCACTTCTCGCGCGCGCTCCTCACAGCACCCCACGGCCGCCGCCTCCGCCACTCCTCCGCCTCTTCCAACCTCTCTGAGGCCAGTGTTGCCATCTATCCCTCGCCTTACTATCCCTCCACCCTCTTAtcccccaccctccccgccCACACAATCCTCCCCACGGGGTGCAGGAGAGCAGGaagagacagatggacagaggaGTGCTGCTTGTTCCAGCCAGTCCCCCAGAGCCGGGATGGGTAGGGGGCTATGA